The following are encoded together in the Streptococcus oralis genome:
- the rnz gene encoding ribonuclease Z: protein MDIQFLGTGAGQPSKARNVSSLALKLLDEINEVWLFDCGEGTQNRILETTIRPRKVSKIFITHLHGDHIFGLPGFLSSRAFQANEEQTDLDIYGPQGIKSFVLTSLRVSGSRLPYKIHFHEFDQDSLGKILETDKFTVYAEELDHTIFCVGYRVMQKDLEGTLDAEKLKAAGVPFGPLFGKIKNGQDVVLEDGTKIKAADYISAPRPGKIITILGDTRKTNASVRLAVNADVLVHESTYGKGDEKIARNHGHSTNMQAAQVAAEAGAKRLLLNHISARFLSKDISQLKKDAATIFENVHVVKDLEEVEI from the coding sequence ATGGATATTCAATTTTTAGGAACAGGGGCTGGTCAGCCCTCTAAAGCCCGCAACGTTTCAAGTCTCGCCCTGAAACTCTTGGATGAGATTAACGAAGTTTGGCTCTTTGACTGTGGAGAAGGAACGCAAAATCGCATTCTGGAAACCACGATTCGACCACGGAAGGTCAGCAAAATCTTTATCACTCACCTGCATGGAGATCATATCTTTGGCTTGCCAGGATTCCTTTCTAGTCGTGCCTTTCAGGCCAATGAAGAGCAGACAGATTTGGACATCTATGGACCGCAAGGGATCAAGTCATTTGTCTTGACCAGTCTACGAGTGTCAGGTTCACGTCTGCCCTATAAGATTCATTTCCATGAATTTGACCAAGATTCTCTAGGGAAAATCCTTGAGACCGATAAATTCACAGTGTATGCAGAGGAGTTGGACCACACTATTTTCTGTGTTGGTTATCGTGTCATGCAAAAGGACTTAGAAGGAACCTTAGATGCTGAAAAACTCAAGGCTGCTGGTGTTCCGTTCGGCCCGCTTTTTGGAAAAATCAAAAACGGTCAGGATGTTGTCCTAGAAGACGGCACTAAAATCAAGGCTGCTGATTATATCTCAGCGCCACGTCCAGGTAAGATTATCACCATTCTGGGTGATACCCGAAAAACCAATGCCAGTGTGCGTCTAGCTGTCAATGCCGATGTCTTGGTTCACGAGTCGACTTATGGTAAGGGAGATGAAAAAATTGCTCGCAATCACGGTCACTCAACCAATATGCAGGCAGCACAAGTAGCAGCAGAAGCAGGTGCCAAACGCCTCCTACTAAATCATATCAGTGCTCGTTTCCTCTCAAAAGATATCAGCCAGCTTAAGAAAGATGCTGCAACGATTTTTGAAAACGTCCATGTGGTCAAAGACTTGGAAGAAGTGGAAATCTAG
- a CDS encoding SDR family NAD(P)-dependent oxidoreductase, which produces MRTILITGASGGLAQEMIKLLPQDQLILLGRNKEKLVQLYGNHPQAELIEIDITDAQALEELVAELYQRYGKIDVLINNAGYGIFEDFDKISDQDIHQMFEVNTFALMNLSRRLGAFMKERGKGHIINIVSMAGLIATGKSSLYSATKFAAIGFSNALRLELMPYGVYVTTVNPGPIRTGFFDQADPDGSYLKSVDRFLLEPDAVARKIVKIIGKNKRELNLPILLHLAHKFYTLFPKLADKLAGETFNYK; this is translated from the coding sequence ATGCGTACGATTCTTATAACAGGAGCTAGCGGAGGTCTAGCCCAAGAAATGATCAAACTCTTGCCTCAAGATCAACTCATTTTGCTAGGTAGAAATAAGGAAAAACTAGTTCAGCTATACGGAAATCATCCTCAGGCAGAATTGATTGAGATTGATATTACCGATGCTCAAGCCTTAGAAGAACTAGTGGCTGAACTCTATCAGCGTTATGGTAAGATTGATGTTTTGATTAATAACGCTGGTTACGGGATTTTTGAGGATTTTGACAAGATTTCAGATCAAGATATTCATCAGATGTTTGAGGTTAACACCTTTGCTTTGATGAATCTGTCTCGTCGTCTTGGAGCTTTCATGAAGGAGAGGGGAAAAGGACATATCATCAATATCGTCAGCATGGCAGGGTTGATAGCGACTGGCAAGTCTAGTCTCTATTCAGCGACCAAGTTTGCGGCCATCGGTTTTTCAAATGCTTTACGGCTCGAACTCATGCCTTATGGTGTCTATGTGACGACGGTTAATCCCGGTCCTATCCGTACAGGGTTTTTCGACCAGGCTGACCCAGACGGCAGTTATCTAAAATCGGTTGACCGTTTCCTACTCGAGCCAGATGCAGTAGCTAGAAAGATTGTCAAAATCATAGGAAAAAACAAACGGGAACTTAATCTTCCAATCTTGCTCCATTTAGCCCATAAATTTTATACTCTTTTCCCTAAGCTAGCAGATAAGTTGGCTGGGGAAACCTTTAATTATAAGTAA
- a CDS encoding ankyrin repeat domain-containing protein produces MAKKKRVTLPKDFNELLTNGNIDQLKAVYDKCELTAHDGRYSLSTALHFGGVPDELVIWLVEQGLDINIPDYYGATPLYRQATMGRDTVKLLLELGADIEKSNTYGNTPLHMAAEFFHPKTVALLLEKGASVNSKNDRGQTPLDLVLTVCRGIYIAQTAEIASMLLDAGAKKTPAMKEKVENIGKDFEFHREGINPDYLEAADKGLAKLYGLFDVKPVAKRITHDGSAPILVKEGTWGEQYEELWSFLIPSSGAAKTVQGEVIRIPGRVRDELDRNGGANWDRDYRKMLQALPQYLSLGNPLSDQELEESKQVIARIHSKESDDEGSLDRLCQLAIAWIKKNPEPLSLEKTSYKR; encoded by the coding sequence ATGGCAAAAAAGAAAAGAGTTACCTTACCCAAGGACTTTAATGAACTACTAACTAACGGCAATATTGATCAATTAAAGGCCGTGTATGACAAGTGTGAGCTAACTGCCCATGACGGGAGATATAGTTTAAGTACGGCCCTGCATTTTGGTGGGGTTCCTGATGAGCTGGTTATTTGGCTTGTCGAACAGGGCTTAGATATCAATATCCCTGATTATTATGGAGCGACTCCTTTATATCGTCAGGCAACCATGGGGAGAGATACTGTAAAACTCTTGCTTGAATTGGGGGCAGATATTGAAAAAAGCAATACTTACGGAAATACACCTCTGCACATGGCAGCTGAGTTTTTTCATCCTAAGACCGTTGCGCTTCTTTTAGAAAAGGGGGCAAGTGTCAATTCTAAAAATGATAGGGGACAGACTCCACTAGACTTAGTTCTTACTGTCTGTCGGGGAATCTATATTGCCCAAACAGCTGAAATCGCCTCTATGCTTCTGGATGCGGGTGCTAAGAAAACACCAGCTATGAAAGAAAAGGTCGAAAATATCGGTAAGGATTTTGAATTTCATAGAGAAGGAATCAATCCTGACTATCTAGAAGCAGCAGATAAAGGTTTAGCCAAACTTTACGGTTTGTTTGATGTCAAGCCAGTAGCCAAACGAATAACCCATGATGGCAGTGCACCAATCTTAGTCAAAGAAGGAACTTGGGGGGAGCAATATGAGGAACTTTGGTCCTTCTTAATCCCTTCAAGTGGTGCAGCAAAAACTGTTCAGGGAGAAGTTATCCGTATACCAGGTCGAGTTCGAGACGAACTGGATCGCAATGGTGGGGCCAACTGGGACAGGGACTATAGAAAAATGCTTCAAGCTCTCCCTCAATACTTGTCTCTGGGAAATCCCCTTTCAGACCAAGAATTGGAAGAAAGCAAGCAAGTCATTGCGCGAATTCATAGCAAAGAAAGTGATGATGAAGGCAGTCTAGACCGTCTGTGTCAGCTAGCTATTGCTTGGATTAAGAAAAATCCTGAACCCCTTTCCCTAGAAAAAACAAGTTATAAGAGGTAA
- the miaA gene encoding tRNA (adenosine(37)-N6)-dimethylallyltransferase MiaA — MKTKIIVIVGPTAVGKTALAIEVAKRFGGEVVSGDSQQVYRGLDIGTAKVSPEEQVAVPHHLIDVREVTESYSAFDFVSEAKKAIEDIQSRGKLAIIAGGTGLYIQSLLEGYHLGGETPHEEIVAYRASLEPYSDEELAHLVEQAGLDIPQFNRRRAMRTLEIAHFGQDLENQESPYEPLIICLNDERSQLYERINRRVDLMFEAGLLDEAKWLFDHYPDAQAAKGIGYKELFPYFRGEQTLEEASESLKQATRRFAKRQLTWFRNRMQVTFYQIGESGVQNRILSQIEEFLDD, encoded by the coding sequence ATGAAAACAAAAATAATTGTGATTGTTGGACCGACTGCTGTTGGGAAGACAGCCCTTGCTATTGAAGTGGCCAAGCGCTTTGGTGGAGAGGTGGTTAGTGGTGACAGTCAGCAAGTATACAGAGGGTTGGATATTGGGACGGCCAAGGTTAGCCCAGAGGAGCAAGTAGCTGTTCCTCATCATTTGATTGATGTCAGAGAGGTGACCGAGTCTTACTCGGCTTTTGATTTTGTTTCAGAAGCTAAGAAGGCTATTGAGGATATTCAAAGCCGTGGCAAGCTAGCCATTATCGCTGGTGGAACTGGACTTTATATCCAGAGCTTGCTGGAAGGCTATCATCTAGGTGGGGAAACACCTCATGAGGAGATTGTAGCTTATCGGGCTAGTTTGGAGCCTTATTCAGATGAGGAATTAGCCCATTTGGTGGAGCAAGCAGGTCTTGATATTCCTCAGTTTAATCGTCGTCGTGCCATGCGCACCTTGGAAATTGCCCATTTTGGTCAGGATTTGGAAAATCAGGAAAGTCCTTATGAACCTTTGATTATCTGCTTGAATGATGAACGCAGTCAGCTTTATGAGCGTATCAATCGCCGAGTAGATCTGATGTTTGAGGCTGGTCTTTTGGATGAGGCCAAGTGGCTCTTTGACCATTATCCAGATGCGCAGGCTGCCAAAGGCATTGGCTACAAGGAACTCTTTCCTTATTTCCGTGGGGAGCAAACTCTTGAGGAAGCGAGCGAGAGTCTCAAGCAGGCGACCCGCCGTTTTGCCAAGCGTCAGCTGACCTGGTTCCGTAATCGTATGCAGGTGACCTTTTATCAGATAGGAGAGTCTGGAGTTCAAAACCGTATTTTAAGCCAGATTGAGGAGTTTTTAGATGATTGA
- the hflX gene encoding GTPase HflX, with protein sequence MIETEKKEERVLLIGVELQGMDNFDLSMEELASLAKTAGAVVVDSYRQKREKYDSKTFVGSGKLEEIARMVDAEEITTVIVNNRLTPRQNVNLEEVLGVKVIDRMQLILDIFAMRARSHEGKLQVHLAQLKYLLPRLVGQGIMLSRQAGGIGSRGPGESQLELNRRSVRNQITDIERQLKVVEKNRATVREKRLESSTFKIGLIGYTNAGKSTIMNTLTSKTQYEADELFATLDATTKSIHLGGNLQVTLTDTVGFIQDLPTELVSSFKSTLEESKHVDLLVHVIDASNPYHEEHEKTVLSIMKDLDMEDIPRLTLYNKADLVEDFMPTQTPYALISAKSEDSREQLQALFLEKIKDIFEPFTLRVPFSKSYKIHDLENVAILEDRDYQDDGEVITGYISEKNKWRLEEFYD encoded by the coding sequence ATGATTGAAACGGAGAAAAAAGAGGAACGAGTCCTGCTCATCGGTGTGGAATTGCAGGGCATGGACAATTTTGACCTCTCTATGGAAGAATTGGCCAGTCTGGCTAAGACAGCTGGGGCAGTCGTTGTAGATAGTTACAGACAAAAACGGGAAAAATATGATTCCAAGACTTTTGTTGGCTCTGGTAAGTTGGAAGAAATCGCTCGAATGGTGGATGCAGAAGAAATTACTACTGTCATCGTCAATAATCGCTTGACTCCACGGCAAAATGTCAATCTAGAAGAAGTTCTAGGTGTCAAGGTCATTGACCGTATGCAGTTGATTTTGGATATCTTTGCCATGCGGGCTCGAAGCCATGAAGGGAAACTCCAAGTCCACCTAGCCCAGCTCAAATATCTCTTACCTCGCTTGGTTGGTCAGGGGATCATGCTTAGCCGTCAGGCAGGGGGAATTGGTTCTCGTGGTCCAGGTGAAAGCCAGCTGGAACTGAACCGTCGTAGTGTTCGTAATCAAATCACAGATATCGAGCGCCAGCTCAAGGTGGTTGAGAAAAATCGGGCGACAGTCAGAGAAAAACGTCTGGAGTCGAGCACCTTTAAAATTGGTCTGATTGGCTACACCAATGCTGGGAAATCAACCATCATGAACACCTTGACCAGCAAGACCCAGTATGAAGCAGACGAGCTGTTTGCGACCCTGGATGCGACGACAAAGAGTATCCATCTTGGAGGCAATCTACAGGTTACCTTGACTGATACCGTTGGCTTTATCCAAGATTTGCCGACTGAGTTGGTGTCCAGTTTCAAGTCAACCTTGGAAGAAAGCAAGCATGTGGACCTTCTGGTTCATGTCATTGATGCCAGCAATCCTTACCACGAGGAGCACGAAAAAACGGTTCTGTCTATCATGAAAGATTTGGACATGGAGGATATTCCTCGCCTGACCCTTTACAATAAAGCGGATTTAGTGGAGGATTTCATGCCTACCCAAACGCCGTATGCCCTCATTTCTGCCAAGTCTGAGGATAGTCGTGAGCAGCTGCAAGCATTGTTTTTGGAGAAAATCAAGGATATTTTCGAACCCTTTACCCTGCGCGTGCCTTTTTCAAAGTCTTACAAGATTCATGATTTAGAAAATGTAGCGATTCTGGAGGATCGTGACTATCAAGATGACGGGGAAGTGATTACAGGCTACATTTCTGAGAAAAATAAATGGAGGTTAGAGGAATTTTATGACTGA
- a CDS encoding cystathionine beta-lyase, whose product MTDIKTLALKYGGYTSLDKVYLDQLLASKTEQEQLALITPPPSVVNAYFAELYQKKSPEAATDYFSELSQELNLYNVEPSFTFENKPFIRLNLSGKSFGFCYEEEGLGRIFSENEEVISDDLLFEIAQIFPHQLVFEESGKIYMKDAGEEEVVSVESLTALTDLESLADGRKRLKGYSQEDLLQEAVAFSGSRYFRSENRTAMLYID is encoded by the coding sequence ATGACTGATATTAAAACGTTGGCTCTAAAGTATGGAGGTTATACAAGTCTGGATAAGGTCTATCTAGATCAGCTTCTAGCTAGCAAAACAGAGCAAGAGCAGTTGGCTCTCATCACACCTCCTCCGAGTGTCGTTAATGCCTACTTTGCTGAACTCTACCAGAAAAAGAGTCCTGAAGCTGCGACGGATTATTTTTCAGAACTCAGTCAGGAACTGAACCTCTACAATGTTGAACCAAGTTTCACCTTTGAAAATAAGCCTTTTATTCGTCTTAATTTATCTGGCAAATCCTTTGGCTTTTGCTATGAGGAAGAAGGTCTTGGACGGATTTTCTCTGAAAATGAAGAGGTAATCTCGGATGACTTACTTTTTGAAATTGCGCAAATTTTCCCCCATCAACTCGTCTTTGAAGAGTCTGGAAAGATTTACATGAAGGATGCCGGAGAAGAGGAAGTTGTTAGTGTGGAGAGTCTCACAGCTTTGACTGATTTGGAAAGCTTGGCGGATGGTCGTAAACGTCTCAAAGGCTACAGTCAAGAGGATTTACTGCAAGAAGCTGTTGCTTTTTCTGGCAGTCGCTATTTCCGATCGGAAAACCGCACAGCCATGTTATATATTGATTAA